One part of the Parambassis ranga chromosome 8, fParRan2.1, whole genome shotgun sequence genome encodes these proteins:
- the lrrc4ba gene encoding leucine-rich repeat-containing protein 4B: protein MRIATLTCLPGPSPFLFLLAQLLLWLLLPGPELVGAASSCPSLCTCSNQASRVICTRQNLEEVPESISVNTRYLNLQENSIQVIKSDTFKHLRHLEILQLSKNQIRQIEVGAFNGLPNLNTLELFDNRLTLVPSHAFEYLSKLRELWLRNNPIETLPGYAFHRVPSLRRLDLGELKKLDFISDAAFVGLINLRYLNLGMCGLKDIPKLTALVRLEELELSGNRLEIIRPGSFQGLVSLRKLWLMHSQVSVIERNAFDDLKNLEELNLSHNSLHSLPHDLFTPLHQLERVHLNHNPWVCNCDVLWLSWWLKETVPSNTTCCARCHAPPFLKGKYIGELDQSHFTCYAPVIVEPPTDLNVTEGMAAELKCRTSTSTTSVNWITPNGTLMTHGSYRVRISVLHDGTLNFTNVTLRDTGQYTCMVTNAAGNTTATAVLNVTAADASVNYTYFTTVTVETVETGGNDYALVAINETFIRVHPGPTPSDLWPDSVPTTDSSLSAGWSSSSPRATRPTFTVPITEPGFSGLDDVMKTTKIIIGCFVAITFMAAVMLVVFYKLRKQHQLHKHHGPARAIEIINVEDELGAGASGRGSGISGGSTVTQSGSSGIGGGQSLRLHHPEIVNLPNLARSEHLNHYYKTHHFNNNMMGLGLGTGTGVGLNNNNNPSPCSQSQNMSCSQVPTSTSGGTTTGGTLPQLGLHSSLKGLMGKGQNEPLLFKSGSKENVQETQI from the exons gaggtgcCTGAAAGCATATCAGTCAACACGCGATACCTCAACCTGCAGGAGAACTCGATACAG GTTATCAAGTCAGACACTTTCAAGCACTTGCGGCACCTAGAAATCCTCCAGCTCTCCAAGAATCAGATCCGTCAGATTGAAGTTGGAGCATTCAATGGCCTCCCTAACCTTAACACACTGGAGCTCTTCGACAACCGCCTCACACTGGTGCCATCACATGCCTTCGAGTACCTCAGCAAGCTGCGGGAGCTGTGGTTGCGCAACAACCCCATTGAGACTCTGCCGGGCTATGCCTTCCACCGAGTGCCATCGCTACGCCGTCTGGACCTGGGTGAGCTCAAGAAGTTGGATTTCATCTCTGATGCAGCCTTCGTGGGCCTCATCAATCTGCGGTACCTGAACCTAGGCATGTGTGGCTTGAAAGACATTCCCAAATTAACGGCTCTTGTGCGTTTGGAGGAACTGGAGCTATCAGGAAACCGGCTAGAGATCATACGTCCTGGCTCCTTCCAGGGCCTGGTGTCTCTTCGAAAGTTGTGGCTAATGCACTCACAGGTGTCCGTCATTGAGCGCAATGCCTTTGATGACCTGAAAAATCTGGAAGAGCTCAACTTGTCCCACAATTCCCTGCATTCCTTGCCCCATGACCTCTTCACACCCCTTCATCAGCTCGAGAGAGTACACCTTAACCACAACCCCTGGGTCTGCAACTGTGATGTACTTTGGCTCAGTTGGTGGTTGAAAGAAACGGTGCCCAGCAACACCACCTGCTGTGCCCGCTGCCATGCTCCTCCATTTTTAAAGGGCAAGTACATTGGAGAGCTTGACCAAAGCCACTTTACCTGCTACGCGCCAGTCATTGTGGAACCTCCCACAGACCTCAATGTCACAGAGGGCATGGCTGCAGAGCTAAAGTGTCGCACAAGCACGTCCACAACCTCTGTCAACTGGATCACCCCTAACGGCACTCTCATGACCCACGGCTCTTACCGAGTACGGATATCCGTCCTGCATGATGGCACGCTCAACTTCACCAATGTCACCCTGCGAGACACAGGCCAGTACACCTGCATGGTCACCAACGCTGCTGGAAATACCACGGCAACCGCCGTCCTCAATGTTACTGCTGCTGATGCCAGTGTCAATTACACCTACTTTACAACAGTTACTGTGGAAACCGTGGAGACCGGTGGAAATGATTATGCATTGGTTGCCATTAATGAGACCTTCATTCGTGTTCACCCTGGTCCCACGCCTTCTGACTTGTGGCCAGACAGTGTTCCCACCACGgactcctctctgtctgccggctggtcctcctcctctcctagGGCCACCCGACCCACCTTCACTGTGCCCATTACTGAGCCGGGCTTCTCAGGCCTGGATGATGTGATGAAGACCACCAAGATCATCATTGGCTGCTTCGTAGCCATTACCTTCATGGCAGCTGTGATGCTGGTGGTGTTTTACAAGCTGAGGAAGCAGCACCAGCTGCACAAGCACCACGGTCCTGCTCGTGCCATCGAGATCATCAATGTGGAGGACGAGCTGGGCGCCGGGGCCAGTGGCCGGGGCAGCGGCATCTCAGGAGGCTCCACCGTGACACAGAGTGGAAGTAGTGGAATAGGAGGGGGCCAGAGCCTCAGGCTGCACCACCCAGAGATAGTTAACTTGCCTAACCTGGCCCGATCGGAGCATCTCAACCACTACTACAAAACCCATCATTTCAACAACAACATGATGGGCCTGGGACTGGGCACGGGCACCGGTGTGggcctcaacaacaacaacaacccatCGCCGTGCTCTCAGTCACAGAACATGTCCTGTTCCCAGGTTCCAACCTCCACCAGTGGGGGAACAACCACAGGTGGCACCCTGCCCCAGCTGGGTCTCCACAGTTCTCTGAAAGGCCTAATGGGGAAGGGCCAGAATGAGCCTCTACTCTTTAAGAGCGGCTCAAAGGAAAATGTGCAAGAGACACAAATCTGA